Proteins encoded within one genomic window of Couchioplanes caeruleus:
- a CDS encoding FxsB family cyclophane-forming radical SAM/SPASM peptide maturase, with the protein MQAFREFVLKVHQRCNLACDYCYVYELADQSWRDRPAAMDRTVWQAAARRIGEHARIHDLTRVDIVLHGGEPLLAGRSALIALITDVRAAVPGARFSTQTNGALLDAPMLAALAAHGVRIGVSLDGPPEHHDRHRRHRDGRGSHLLAARALRLLAGHPAYAGILCTIDPATDPVAVYESLMTYRPPAIDLLLPHANWANPPGPGYAEWLIAVFDRWYGAPRRETGIRLFEELINLVLGGTSRSDQVGLSPVAVVVIESDGTIEQGDSLKSTYPGAGATGLTVFDHDFDAAARHPGIVARQSGRAALAESCLACPVHDICGGGHYAHRWHPGGGFRNPSVYCAELRRLIDHVGARVAADLRGIRT; encoded by the coding sequence GTGCAGGCCTTCCGCGAGTTCGTTCTGAAGGTCCACCAGCGGTGCAATCTCGCCTGCGACTACTGCTATGTCTACGAGCTCGCCGACCAGAGCTGGCGTGACCGCCCCGCCGCGATGGACCGGACCGTGTGGCAGGCAGCCGCTCGCCGCATCGGAGAACACGCGCGCATCCACGATCTGACGCGTGTCGACATCGTCCTGCACGGCGGCGAGCCGCTGCTGGCCGGACGGTCCGCACTGATCGCTCTGATCACCGACGTCCGGGCGGCGGTTCCGGGCGCCCGATTCAGTACGCAGACCAACGGCGCCCTGCTCGACGCGCCGATGCTGGCGGCGCTCGCGGCGCACGGGGTGCGCATCGGCGTCAGCCTCGACGGCCCGCCCGAGCACCACGACCGGCACCGCCGGCACCGCGACGGCCGGGGCAGCCACCTCCTCGCCGCCCGGGCGCTGCGGCTGCTCGCCGGGCACCCGGCGTACGCGGGAATCCTGTGCACGATCGATCCCGCGACCGACCCGGTGGCCGTCTACGAGTCCCTGATGACCTATCGGCCGCCCGCGATCGACCTGCTGCTGCCGCACGCCAACTGGGCGAATCCGCCCGGCCCCGGGTACGCGGAGTGGCTGATCGCCGTCTTCGACCGCTGGTACGGCGCCCCGCGCCGGGAGACCGGCATCCGCCTGTTCGAGGAGTTGATCAACCTCGTCCTCGGCGGCACGAGCCGATCCGACCAGGTCGGCTTGAGCCCGGTGGCGGTCGTGGTGATCGAGTCAGACGGCACGATCGAGCAGGGTGACTCGCTGAAATCGACGTACCCGGGCGCGGGGGCCACCGGCCTCACCGTCTTCGACCACGACTTCGACGCCGCGGCGCGCCACCCGGGCATCGTCGCCCGCCAGTCGGGACGTGCCGCGCTGGCGGAGTCGTGCCTGGCGTGCCCGGTCCACGACATCTGCGGCGGCGGACACTACGCCCACCGCTGGCACCCGGGCGGCGGCTTCCGCAACCCGTCGGTCTACTGCGCGGAACTGCGCCGGCTCATCGACCACGTCGGTGCCCGGGTGGCCGCGGACCTCAGGGGTATCCGGACGTGA
- a CDS encoding MFS transporter: protein MFAPLRERNYRLWAAADLVSVAGTWMQVLGLNWLVLSATGSAATMGVVVMLQALPVLLLGGWGGALADRLPARPALIVFQAVRALLALALVVEPGQLWPIYAVALASGVISSVEGPCLGRFGSALVPPSALGSALALGSVLSSAGRILGMSLGGILVGVTGASSLFAINAVTYLVVIVALAVMRTGSMRVLAASPPGEGGVRAGLRYLAGQPVVLVILALSFVLGSLGRNYQVTMAAMVAGPLHGGSASYGLLSTVFAVGAVAGGLLLAGSGRSTLRILLASGLTISLLQLCAGLAPNMLGFAALILPIAAGAVIFDTVISTRVQLDTREDMRGRMLATLGVVSSLSGIVGAPMIGWLCDALGARGALVLAGVVTSVAAVGGGYALARLKGRSLSVRTFVAALPVVGRRTADQLA, encoded by the coding sequence ATGTTCGCACCGCTCCGCGAGCGCAACTACCGCCTCTGGGCCGCCGCCGACCTGGTGTCGGTGGCCGGCACGTGGATGCAGGTGCTGGGGCTCAACTGGCTGGTCCTCTCGGCGACCGGCTCGGCCGCCACCATGGGCGTCGTCGTCATGCTGCAGGCGCTGCCCGTCCTGCTGCTGGGCGGCTGGGGCGGCGCCCTCGCCGACCGCCTCCCGGCCCGGCCGGCTCTGATCGTGTTCCAGGCCGTACGCGCGCTGCTGGCCCTGGCCCTGGTGGTCGAGCCCGGCCAGCTCTGGCCCATCTACGCGGTGGCCCTCGCCTCCGGCGTCATCAGCTCGGTCGAGGGCCCGTGCCTGGGTCGCTTCGGCTCGGCCCTGGTCCCGCCCTCGGCGCTGGGCTCGGCGCTGGCGCTGGGCTCGGTGCTCAGCTCGGCGGGCCGCATCCTGGGCATGTCGCTCGGCGGCATCCTGGTCGGCGTCACCGGCGCGTCCTCGCTCTTCGCGATCAACGCGGTCACCTACCTGGTGGTCATCGTGGCGCTCGCCGTCATGCGTACGGGATCGATGCGCGTCCTGGCCGCCTCGCCCCCGGGAGAGGGCGGTGTCCGCGCGGGCCTGCGCTACCTGGCCGGCCAGCCGGTCGTCCTGGTGATCCTGGCGCTGTCCTTCGTCCTCGGCTCCCTGGGCCGCAACTACCAGGTCACCATGGCCGCGATGGTGGCGGGCCCGCTGCACGGCGGCTCGGCGTCCTACGGCCTGCTGTCGACGGTCTTCGCGGTGGGCGCGGTGGCCGGCGGCCTGCTGCTCGCCGGCAGTGGCCGCTCCACGCTGCGCATCCTGCTCGCCTCCGGCCTGACGATCAGCCTGCTCCAGCTGTGCGCGGGCCTGGCCCCCAACATGCTCGGCTTCGCGGCCCTGATCCTCCCGATCGCGGCCGGCGCGGTCATCTTCGACACGGTGATCTCGACCCGCGTCCAGCTCGACACCCGCGAGGACATGCGCGGCCGCATGCTGGCCACCCTCGGCGTGGTCTCCTCCCTCTCGGGCATCGTCGGCGCGCCGATGATCGGCTGGCTCTGCGACGCGCTGGGCGCCCGGGGCGCGCTGGTGCTGGCCGGCGTGGTCACCTCGGTGGCGGCCGTCGGGGGCGGTTATGCACTCGCGCGGCTGAAGGGACGGTCGTTGTCGGTGCGTACTTTCGTTGCCGCCCTGCCGGTCGTCGGCCGCCGCACGGCCGACCAGCTCGCCTGA
- a CDS encoding DUF397 domain-containing protein yields MTHVFNGMPAGQLQGVTWRKSGRSNPSGNCVECATLPDGSIAMRNSRDPEGPALIYTPAEIEAFLGGVRDGDFDHLLG; encoded by the coding sequence ATGACGCACGTTTTCAACGGTATGCCCGCCGGGCAGCTTCAGGGTGTGACCTGGCGGAAGAGCGGCCGCAGCAACCCCAGCGGCAACTGCGTGGAGTGCGCCACGCTGCCGGACGGCAGCATCGCGATGCGCAACTCCCGCGACCCGGAGGGTCCCGCCCTCATCTACACGCCCGCGGAGATCGAGGCGTTCCTCGGCGGCGTCCGCGACGGGGACTTCGACCACCTGCTCGGGTGA
- a CDS encoding DUF305 domain-containing protein: protein MSACGTAPDAPVQVSTDAKAVVKAEGKHNDTDVMYLQMMVAHHEQGLEMVRLAGKTAQRDDIKILAQAVDATQSDEVALMKSWLADWKKPATVDHAPSAHADHGGLPATSEKEIAALRKAKGEAFEKAFLNLFVAHQHNAVEMAQMERTDGENAEAKAFADRVRDSRTDQIKQMLTLMNN from the coding sequence CTGAGCGCCTGCGGCACCGCGCCGGACGCACCAGTGCAGGTCTCCACCGACGCCAAGGCGGTGGTCAAGGCGGAGGGCAAGCACAACGACACGGACGTCATGTACCTGCAGATGATGGTGGCGCACCACGAGCAGGGGCTCGAGATGGTCCGTCTCGCCGGGAAGACCGCGCAGCGCGACGACATCAAGATCCTCGCCCAGGCGGTCGACGCCACCCAGTCGGACGAGGTCGCGCTGATGAAGTCCTGGCTGGCCGACTGGAAGAAGCCGGCGACGGTCGACCATGCGCCCAGCGCGCACGCCGACCACGGCGGCCTGCCGGCCACCAGCGAGAAGGAGATCGCGGCGCTGCGCAAGGCGAAGGGTGAGGCGTTCGAGAAGGCGTTCCTCAACCTGTTCGTCGCGCACCAGCACAACGCCGTCGAGATGGCGCAGATGGAGCGGACCGACGGCGAGAACGCCGAGGCCAAGGCCTTCGCCGACCGGGTACGCGACAGCCGTACCGACCAGATCAAGCAGATGCTCACCCTGATGAACAACTAG
- a CDS encoding lytic polysaccharide monooxygenase, with the protein MRRSIAYPLVALGAVGSTLAVTSPAFAHGYVSEPPSRQALCASGAVKDCGPIQFEPQSVEGPKGLRSCDGGLAQFSVLADESRNWPAKAVGKTASFTWVMTARHRTSNWEYFVGGKKVATVDGGNQQPDAVVTHNVDLSAFPGRQTVLAVWNIGDTGNAFYNCVDLNVGGGSSDTPKPTPTTPPTAPGTTPPTAPGTTPPTTAPTTGAPATTAPTDSTPGGAKGDWAAGVAYKIGDEVTFDGKKYKCRQSHSSIRSWEPSVFTLALWLPL; encoded by the coding sequence ATGCGTAGGTCCATTGCATATCCGCTGGTGGCACTGGGAGCGGTGGGGTCGACACTGGCCGTCACCTCACCGGCGTTCGCGCACGGATACGTCTCCGAGCCGCCGAGCCGCCAGGCGTTGTGCGCCTCGGGCGCGGTGAAGGACTGCGGGCCGATCCAGTTCGAGCCGCAGAGCGTCGAGGGGCCCAAGGGCCTGCGTTCCTGCGACGGCGGGCTCGCGCAGTTCTCCGTGCTCGCCGACGAGAGCCGCAACTGGCCGGCGAAGGCCGTGGGCAAGACCGCCAGCTTCACCTGGGTGATGACGGCGCGCCACCGCACCAGCAACTGGGAGTATTTCGTCGGTGGCAAGAAGGTCGCCACCGTCGACGGGGGCAACCAGCAGCCGGATGCGGTGGTGACGCACAACGTCGACCTCAGCGCGTTCCCGGGACGGCAGACGGTCCTCGCCGTGTGGAACATCGGCGACACCGGCAACGCCTTCTACAACTGCGTTGACCTGAACGTGGGCGGTGGCTCCTCGGACACGCCGAAGCCCACCCCGACGACGCCGCCGACCGCGCCCGGCACGACCCCGCCCACCGCGCCGGGTACGACCCCGCCGACCACCGCGCCCACGACGGGCGCCCCGGCCACCACCGCACCGACCGACTCGACGCCGGGTGGGGCGAAGGGCGACTGGGCGGCCGGGGTGGCGTACAAGATCGGCGACGAGGTGACGTTCGACGGCAAGAAGTACAAGTGCCGCCAGTCGCACTCCTCGATCCGGAGCTGGGAGCCGTCGGTCTTCACCCTCGCCCTCTGGCTGCCGCTGTGA
- a CDS encoding SAM-dependent methyltransferase: MAPPGVNPNVPHSARIYDYWLGGKDNFAVDRAVGEAMMKAIPGMRYMAGENRKFVHRAARDLVAKEGIRQFLDIGTGIPTRPNLHEIAQQIAPETRVVYVDNDPIVLVHARALMISSEEGRSEYISADIRHPQDILSEPVLQETLDLTRPVGLTLIAILMLLADEDAPWDLVAQLRDAMPSGSVLALTHPTADFNPAEVDQAVAAATGAGMTLVPRSKEQVVRFFGDWELLEPGLVPVSGWRPDTPVDNPEAAYYWAGVARKP; the protein is encoded by the coding sequence GTGGCGCCGCCGGGGGTCAACCCCAACGTGCCGCACTCGGCCCGCATCTACGACTACTGGCTGGGCGGCAAGGACAACTTCGCGGTCGACCGGGCGGTCGGCGAGGCGATGATGAAGGCCATCCCCGGCATGCGCTACATGGCCGGCGAGAACCGCAAGTTCGTCCACCGCGCGGCCCGCGACCTGGTCGCCAAGGAAGGCATCCGCCAGTTCCTCGACATCGGCACCGGCATTCCGACCCGGCCCAACCTGCACGAGATCGCCCAGCAGATCGCCCCGGAGACCCGGGTGGTCTACGTGGACAATGATCCGATCGTGCTGGTCCACGCCCGCGCCCTGATGATCAGCAGCGAAGAGGGCCGCTCGGAGTACATCTCGGCGGACATCCGCCATCCGCAGGACATCCTCTCGGAACCGGTTCTGCAGGAGACCCTCGACCTGACCCGTCCGGTCGGCCTCACCCTGATCGCCATCCTGATGCTGCTGGCGGACGAGGATGCCCCGTGGGACCTGGTGGCCCAGCTCCGCGACGCCATGCCGTCGGGCAGCGTCCTGGCGCTCACCCACCCGACGGCCGACTTCAACCCGGCCGAGGTCGACCAGGCGGTGGCGGCGGCGACGGGCGCGGGCATGACGCTCGTGCCCCGCTCGAAGGAGCAGGTCGTCCGCTTCTTCGGCGACTGGGAGCTGCTGGAGCCGGGCCTGGTGCCGGTTTCGGGATGGCGGCCCGACACGCCGGTGGACAACCCGGAGGCGGCCTACTACTGGGCGGGTGTGGCCCGCAAGCCCTGA
- a CDS encoding helix-turn-helix domain-containing protein — protein MSTGSQEEAPNSGPTVLRILLGAQLRRLRETKGITREDAGYEIRASGSKISRMELGRVSFKERDVADLLTLYGVDDPAEREALLGLARQANNPGWWHHYGDIMPSWFQSYLGLEAAATLIRTYEIQFVPGLLQTPEYARAVIMLGHAGATTDEIDRRVELRRQRQQVLDRIDPPQLWAVIDEAVLRRPIGGVDVMRGQIEALIEASRRPNVRLQIIPFHAGGHAAAGGPFAILRFPEPELPDVVFVEQLTSAIYLDKRDDVDHYAIAMERVCIDAEPPNHTPDILGKLLHEVGRLG, from the coding sequence GTGAGCACGGGTTCGCAGGAGGAGGCGCCGAACAGCGGCCCCACCGTGCTGCGCATCCTGCTCGGCGCGCAGCTCCGCCGGCTCCGTGAGACCAAGGGCATCACCCGCGAGGACGCCGGCTACGAGATCCGCGCCTCCGGCTCGAAGATCAGCCGCATGGAGCTCGGCCGGGTCAGCTTCAAGGAGCGCGACGTCGCCGACCTGCTCACCCTGTACGGCGTGGACGACCCGGCCGAGCGCGAGGCGCTGCTCGGGCTGGCCCGGCAGGCGAACAACCCCGGCTGGTGGCACCACTATGGGGACATCATGCCGTCGTGGTTCCAGTCGTACCTGGGCCTCGAGGCGGCCGCGACGCTGATTCGCACGTACGAGATCCAGTTCGTCCCCGGTCTGCTTCAGACGCCGGAGTACGCGCGGGCCGTGATCATGCTCGGCCACGCGGGCGCCACGACCGACGAGATCGACCGCCGGGTGGAGCTACGCCGCCAGCGCCAGCAGGTGCTCGACCGCATCGACCCGCCGCAGCTCTGGGCGGTCATCGACGAGGCGGTGCTGCGCCGGCCGATCGGCGGCGTGGACGTCATGCGCGGCCAGATCGAGGCGCTCATCGAGGCGTCGAGGCGGCCCAACGTACGGCTGCAGATCATCCCGTTCCACGCGGGTGGCCACGCCGCGGCGGGCGGACCCTTCGCGATCCTGCGCTTCCCGGAGCCGGAACTGCCCGACGTGGTCTTCGTCGAGCAGCTCACCAGCGCGATCTACCTGGATAAGCGGGACGACGTCGACCACTACGCGATCGCCATGGAGCGCGTGTGCATCGACGCCGAGCCGCCGAACCACACCCCGGACATTCTCGGCAAGCTGTTGCACGAGGTCGGCCGGCTCGGCTGA
- a CDS encoding tetratricopeptide repeat-containing diguanylate cyclase — protein sequence MEARVRDAEQLSAALTALEDQYLWDADVTYAAAIEFEEEGARLDDERTVMRARLVQANMLMRKGEVAGAARCIWKIHQWATEHGDTTVQARTHVVWANIHRHLGDAAQSLEHSVLAVELLDETATDHMQVWHRAKLADALGAAGSIDAARLRYAQAEELAIELGLPNLHMGLLNNYAYTEWHAGEHARAEAVARRLKDVADQHGFTLDPATLDTIGAIEIENGRYAQAEETLREAVRRYHEGGFEDADALPEFMLTLARAQRFLRATERAQVSLDASRKLCVERGLGDVLVRVHQEQAELHAARGEFAEAFAVHKIFFAAHNALHSSQREAQARTRQAMFETTEARQEAERFREQARRDSLTGLRNRRYLDEQLPMLVNGGGDLTVAIVDLDHFKRVNDQFSHDVGDQVLVQVAKLLETELAAVAPDGFVARMGGEEFLIAMPGFTAPRATVLLDAIRHTIRAYDWTGLTHGLPITVSIGVAGLGDSASPTQAALMSTADRNLYVAKHAGRDRVVSGKPRDSRARSYRDSATAA from the coding sequence ATGGAAGCGCGCGTTCGTGACGCCGAGCAGCTCTCGGCTGCCCTGACCGCGCTCGAGGACCAGTACCTCTGGGACGCCGACGTCACCTACGCCGCCGCGATCGAGTTCGAGGAGGAGGGGGCCCGGCTCGACGACGAGCGCACGGTCATGCGGGCCCGCCTCGTCCAGGCGAACATGCTCATGCGTAAGGGTGAGGTCGCCGGTGCCGCCCGGTGCATCTGGAAGATCCACCAGTGGGCCACCGAGCACGGCGACACCACCGTGCAGGCGCGGACGCACGTCGTCTGGGCCAACATCCACCGCCATCTCGGCGACGCCGCCCAGTCGCTCGAGCACTCGGTGCTCGCCGTCGAGCTGCTCGACGAGACGGCCACCGATCACATGCAGGTGTGGCACCGGGCCAAGCTCGCCGACGCCCTCGGCGCCGCCGGCTCCATCGACGCCGCCCGGCTGCGCTACGCCCAGGCCGAGGAACTCGCGATCGAGCTCGGCCTGCCCAACCTGCACATGGGCCTGCTCAACAACTACGCCTACACCGAATGGCACGCCGGCGAGCACGCCCGCGCCGAGGCTGTTGCGCGGCGCCTGAAGGACGTCGCCGACCAGCACGGCTTCACCCTGGACCCGGCGACCCTCGACACCATCGGCGCCATCGAGATCGAGAACGGCAGGTACGCCCAGGCCGAGGAGACGCTGCGCGAGGCCGTGCGCCGCTACCACGAGGGCGGGTTCGAGGACGCCGACGCGCTTCCCGAGTTCATGCTCACCCTCGCCCGTGCCCAGCGTTTCCTGCGTGCCACCGAACGTGCCCAGGTGAGCCTGGACGCGTCGCGCAAGCTCTGCGTCGAGCGCGGCCTCGGCGACGTCCTCGTCCGGGTGCACCAGGAGCAGGCCGAGCTGCACGCCGCGCGCGGGGAGTTCGCGGAGGCTTTCGCCGTACACAAGATCTTCTTTGCCGCCCACAATGCGCTGCACTCGTCGCAGCGGGAGGCACAGGCCCGCACCCGGCAGGCGATGTTCGAGACCACCGAGGCCCGGCAGGAAGCGGAGCGCTTCCGGGAGCAGGCCCGGCGCGACTCGCTGACCGGACTGCGCAACCGCCGGTACCTCGACGAGCAACTGCCCATGCTGGTGAACGGCGGCGGGGACCTCACCGTGGCGATCGTCGACCTCGACCACTTCAAGCGGGTGAACGACCAGTTCTCCCACGACGTCGGCGACCAGGTGCTCGTCCAGGTGGCCAAGCTGCTGGAGACCGAGCTGGCCGCGGTCGCCCCGGACGGATTCGTCGCCCGGATGGGCGGCGAGGAGTTCCTCATCGCCATGCCCGGCTTCACCGCGCCGCGCGCCACGGTCCTCCTCGACGCGATCCGGCACACGATCCGGGCGTACGACTGGACCGGCCTCACCCACGGCCTGCCCATTACCGTCAGCATCGGCGTCGCCGGCCTGGGCGATTCCGCGTCGCCCACCCAGGCGGCCCTCATGTCCACAGCGGACCGCAACCTGTACGTCGCCAAGCACGCCGGACGCGACCGGGTCGTCTCGGGCAAGCCGCGCGACAGCCGCGCCAGGTCCTACCGCGACAGCGCCACGGCCGCCTGA
- a CDS encoding methyl-accepting chemotaxis protein has product MVVGVVAALVGIVVGFVVGRRRRPDPTVGVIERAAAGDLTVRVEEKDMTPSGEQLNRLLDRFAEVVRLSNDTHTKLTGATDQLGKLMAEMASGAQGSVQASAEVLHASREVSEYIATLAAGAQQMGASIQEISRSATEAVTVANDAMEVSSDASRTMTKLGDSSAQIGDVVRVITAIAEQTNLLALNATIESARAGEMGKGFAVVASEVKDLAQETAKATDSITTQVGTIQADTSGVVDSITQIGEVIGKVNGYQTTIASAVEEQHATADMMTRSISAAGAQAAQIAATMTRVNETREHARYAVDQADEVTRELRAAGGELATALRSLKV; this is encoded by the coding sequence ATGGTTGTTGGCGTCGTCGCCGCGCTCGTAGGAATTGTCGTCGGATTCGTCGTCGGTCGCCGGCGGCGCCCCGACCCCACGGTCGGGGTGATCGAGCGGGCGGCGGCCGGTGATCTCACCGTACGGGTGGAAGAGAAGGACATGACCCCGTCCGGTGAGCAGCTCAACCGCCTGCTCGACCGGTTCGCCGAGGTCGTCCGCCTCTCGAACGACACCCACACCAAGCTGACCGGGGCGACCGACCAGCTCGGCAAGCTGATGGCCGAGATGGCCTCCGGCGCGCAGGGCTCGGTGCAGGCGTCGGCCGAGGTCCTGCACGCGTCGCGGGAGGTGTCCGAGTACATCGCCACGCTGGCCGCGGGAGCCCAGCAGATGGGCGCGAGCATCCAGGAGATCTCCCGTAGCGCCACCGAGGCGGTGACCGTCGCGAACGACGCGATGGAGGTCTCCTCCGACGCCAGCCGCACGATGACCAAGCTCGGCGACTCGTCCGCGCAGATCGGCGACGTGGTCCGGGTGATCACGGCGATCGCGGAGCAGACCAACCTGCTGGCCCTCAACGCCACCATCGAGTCGGCTCGCGCCGGCGAGATGGGCAAGGGCTTCGCGGTGGTGGCCAGCGAGGTCAAGGACCTCGCCCAGGAGACCGCCAAGGCCACCGACTCGATCACCACCCAGGTCGGCACGATCCAGGCGGACACCTCCGGCGTGGTCGACTCGATCACCCAGATCGGCGAGGTCATCGGCAAGGTCAACGGCTACCAGACCACGATCGCGTCCGCGGTCGAGGAGCAGCACGCGACGGCCGACATGATGACCCGCAGCATCTCGGCGGCGGGCGCCCAGGCGGCCCAGATCGCCGCGACGATGACCCGGGTCAACGAGACCCGCGAGCACGCCAGGTACGCCGTCGACCAGGCCGACGAGGTCACCCGCGAGCTGCGCGCCGCCGGCGGCGAGCTGGCGACCGCGCTGCGGTCGCTCAAGGTGTGA
- a CDS encoding phosphoribosylaminoimidazolesuccinocarboxamide synthase, whose amino-acid sequence MELLHSGKVRDVYADGDDILLVASDRVSIYDVVLPTAIPDKGKILTQLSLWWFEQLADIVPNHIVSATDVPAEWAGRAVRCERLEMVMVECIARGYLAGSGLKDYGRDGAVSGVALPPGLVEASRLPEPIFTPSTKVAPGAGHDEPMTYEDVERAVGADVAAELRRITLEVYRRGSEIAARNGILIADTKIELGFSGGVLKLGDELLTPDSSRFWAADEWQPGGTPRYLDKQFLRDWSAKSDWDRTAPGPEIPEDVVEATRNRYVEVYERLTGDRWR is encoded by the coding sequence GTGGAGCTGTTGCACTCGGGCAAGGTCAGGGATGTCTACGCCGACGGGGACGACATCCTGCTCGTCGCTTCGGACCGCGTCTCCATCTATGACGTGGTGCTGCCCACCGCTATCCCCGACAAAGGCAAGATCCTCACGCAGTTGTCGCTGTGGTGGTTCGAGCAGCTCGCGGACATCGTGCCGAACCACATCGTCTCGGCGACCGACGTGCCTGCCGAGTGGGCCGGGCGCGCGGTGCGGTGTGAGCGCCTGGAGATGGTCATGGTCGAGTGCATCGCTCGTGGTTATCTGGCCGGGTCCGGGCTCAAGGACTATGGCAGGGATGGCGCCGTCTCGGGGGTGGCGCTTCCGCCCGGGCTGGTCGAGGCGTCGCGGCTGCCGGAGCCGATCTTCACCCCGAGCACGAAGGTCGCGCCCGGTGCGGGTCACGACGAGCCCATGACCTACGAGGACGTGGAGCGGGCCGTCGGTGCCGACGTCGCCGCCGAGCTGCGCCGGATCACTCTGGAGGTGTACCGGCGGGGGTCGGAGATCGCGGCGCGGAACGGGATTCTCATCGCCGACACCAAGATCGAGCTTGGGTTCTCGGGTGGCGTGCTGAAGCTTGGCGACGAGCTGTTGACGCCCGACTCGTCGCGGTTCTGGGCGGCCGACGAGTGGCAGCCCGGCGGCACCCCGCGCTACCTCGACAAGCAGTTCCTGCGGGACTGGTCCGCGAAGTCCGACTGGGATCGGACGGCGCCCGGACCGGAGATTCCCGAGGACGTCGTCGAGGCGACCCGCAACCGCTACGTCGAGGTCTACGAGCGCCTCACCGGCGACCGCTGGCGCTGA